ATCGGCACCTGCACCGCTTCGACCAGAGCCGGAAGTTTTCCACCTGGCTGTACACCATCGGGTCGAACCTCGCCAAGAACGAGCTGCGCAATCGCGCCCGGTCGCCGCTGGTCTTCCACGAGTCGTCGCGCGCGCCGGGGGAGCACGAGGGGCGCACGCTCGAATTCGAGGATTCCCGCTCGCGTCCGGACGACCTCTTCGCCAACCGTCACCTGCGCGAGCTGGTCGAGGCCACGGTCGCTCGGCTCTCGCCGCACCACCGGATTGTCTTCGTGCTGCGGGAGCTGGAGGGGAAGAGCTATGAGGATATCGCCGAGGTCACCAACACCAACCTGGGCACGGTGAAGAGCCGACTGAATCGGGCCCGGACCTCCTTCCAGCAGATGATCGCACCCTTCCTGGACTGACGGGAACGACGCGACGGAACCATTTCAAATTCCCGGTGTCACAGTTCGTTGACATCGGGGATTTTGGCGGTCGGCATTACCTGACGTCCCCCCTTTCGCACTTCCCAATCTCGACGTACACTCCCCTACCTCCTCCCCCGCGCAGGAGTCCCTCCAGCGATGAACTGCCGCGAGTTCGGCCGATACTATTCCGATTTTCGGGACGGCAACGATCCCGAGTTGGCGCATCGCATGCGCGAGCACTCGGGCACGTGCGGCCATTGTCGCGCGCACAATCGTGCGTTGCAGATCGGCGTGGAGCTGTTGCGCGTGAGCGAGATCGAACCGTCGGACGGGATGGTGCATGCGTTGAGTGCGCGGTTCAATGTGAGGCCGATTCGCTAACAGGTGAACGGTGAACGGTGAACAGTGAACGGGGGCCCAGACCGGCCCCCGTTTGTCATACCAACCCTCTCCCGTTCACCGTTTACCGTTCACCGTTCACCCGTTCGGCGCTTATCATTCCCCCATGCCCGTCCTCTCCCTTCCCCAGCTGCAGCGCGCCCTCGGCAAGACTCCGCCCCGGGGGGCGTTCTACCTGGCCGGCAGCGAGGCGATCCTCAAGGATGAGGCGTTGGCGGCGCTGCTCGATCGGGCGCTCGACCCGGGCCTCCGCGACTTCAACCTCGACTACCTCTCCGCGTCCAACCTGGAGCCCGACGAGCTCGCCGCGGCGTGCAGCACGCTGCCGATGATGGCCGACGTGCGGGTGGTGGTGGTGCGCGACATCGAGTCGTGGAAGCGGAAGAGCAAGGGGAAGCAGCCCGCCGTGCGCTACCTCGAGAAGCCGGCGCCGGAGACGGTGCTGATCTTCGTGCAGGGGAACGACGACGACCCCGATGCCGACCTCGCCGCCCACTGCACGGTGATCGATTGCAAGGCGCTGCTGGGCGACGCGCTCGATGCGTGGCTGGAGGACCGCCTCCAGGGTGCCGGGATCACGCTCGCTCCCGAAGCGCTGGAGCACCTGCTCCGGGCCACCGGTGGCGATCTGGGGACGTTGACGGCCGAGGTGGCGAAGCTCTCCTCGCTCCAGGTGACCGGGCCGATCGACCGCGAGACGGTCGGCTCGCTGGTCGGGATCCGCTTCGGGGAGACGGTCGAGGACTGGCGCGACGCGGTGCTCCGCGACGACACCGCCCGCGCCATCTCGCTCGTCCCCCAGGTGCTTGCCTTGAGTGGCGTCTCGGGGGTCCGCCTGGTCACCCTGCTCGGCACCTCGCTTCTGGTGCTCCGCTGGGGCCGCTGCACCGCCGAGGCGAAGAAGATCCGCGACCGCGCGCTGGCGGAGCAGGTCAAGAGCTTCGCCTTCCGGATACGGCCGCCGGTGGGGAGTTATCCTCCATTCGCCGCCTTGGTGGGCGAGGTGGTCGGGCGCTGGTCATTGCCCCGCCTCCGCACCGCGATCGCCGCGACCCTCGCGGCCGATGCGGCCCTCAAGAACACCACGATTTCTGATGAAGGAGGGATCGTGACCGATCTCGTCTTGATGCTGGCCACGTCGCGCGCGCGGAAGGCGGCGTGATGCGCGCATTGCGGGCATTTTCGCGGGGCGAACACGGGCGCAGCAGGCTGCGCCCCTACATCGTCGCCCTGGCGTACGTGGTGGGCACATCGCCGGCCGCCGCCCAGGCGCCGCTGCCGCCGACCACGCCGCGCTTCGTCGAAGTCACCCGGCTCGCGCAGGAGGGCTATGG
Above is a genomic segment from Gemmatimonadota bacterium containing:
- the holA gene encoding DNA polymerase III subunit delta, translating into MPVLSLPQLQRALGKTPPRGAFYLAGSEAILKDEALAALLDRALDPGLRDFNLDYLSASNLEPDELAAACSTLPMMADVRVVVVRDIESWKRKSKGKQPAVRYLEKPAPETVLIFVQGNDDDPDADLAAHCTVIDCKALLGDALDAWLEDRLQGAGITLAPEALEHLLRATGGDLGTLTAEVAKLSSLQVTGPIDRETVGSLVGIRFGETVEDWRDAVLRDDTARAISLVPQVLALSGVSGVRLVTLLGTSLLVLRWGRCTAEAKKIRDRALAEQVKSFAFRIRPPVGSYPPFAALVGEVVGRWSLPRLRTAIAATLAADAALKNTTISDEGGIVTDLVLMLATSRARKAA
- a CDS encoding sigma-70 family RNA polymerase sigma factor, whose translation is MTAIAFPSLTLPVADATTRERPTMVASPASDAANLENSRLVAAHLAGDERAFGELVRRYQVRLLNFIFRMIGDRERAEDLVQEAFVRVHRHLHRFDQSRKFSTWLYTIGSNLAKNELRNRARSPLVFHESSRAPGEHEGRTLEFEDSRSRPDDLFANRHLRELVEATVARLSPHHRIVFVLRELEGKSYEDIAEVTNTNLGTVKSRLNRARTSFQQMIAPFLD